A portion of the Nomia melanderi isolate GNS246 chromosome 2, iyNomMela1, whole genome shotgun sequence genome contains these proteins:
- the LOC116425870 gene encoding alanine aminotransferase 2 isoform X2 produces the protein MQIELTIFYLIWNDCESLAAVVPTAGAKKPFKEVIKANVGDAHAMGQQPITFLRQVLTLTVSPNLLDDPSYPEDAKERARNILCGCKGGSVGSYSESAGIEIIRKHIAQYIEDRDGFPCDYHNIILSNGASDGIKSVLKLFNEQLDGKPSGVMIPIPQYPLYSATIAEFGLAQIGYYLNEENKWALDISELNRALNEASRTSNPRVLVVINPGNPTGQVLTRNNIEDIIRFAYKNRLFLLADEVYQDNVYDKDSAFHSFKKVMAEMGEPYSKMELASFMSVSKGYMGECGIRGGYGELINMDPKVMAILLKSISAMLCPTVLGQVVMDVVVNPPKPNEPSYKLFVKEKEETLRSLAERSKLVVDTLNSIPGFKVNPAMGAMYVFPRFDLPKKAIKAAEAEGQQPDVFYAFKLLESTGICVIPGSGFGQRPGTYHFRTTILPQKEKMKQMLESLKQFHIKFLEEYK, from the exons ATGCAAATTGAACtaactatattttattt aatATGGAATGACTGTGAGTCATTGGCGGCAGTAGTGCCAACAGCG GGAGCTAAGAAGCCATTTAAAGAGGTGATAAAAGCTAATGTTGGAGATGCACATGCCATGGGACAACAACCAATCACCTTCCTGAGACAAGTACTGACTTTGACAGTGTCACCAAATCTTCTTGACGATCCAAGTTACCCTGAGGATGCAAAGGAACGAGCCAGAAACATTTTATGTGGATGTAAAGGAGGCAGTGTTGGATCGTATTCAGAATCAGCTGGAATTGAAATCATCCGCAAACATATTGCCCAGTATATAGAAGATCGTGACGGATTTCCCTGTGACTATCACAACATCATCCTTTCAAATGGTGCTTCAGATGGAATCAAA TCAGTCCTGAAATTGTTCAACGAACAACTAGATGGGAAGCCATCTGGTGTGATGATCCCCATACCACAGTATCCCCTTTATTCTGCTACGATAGCAGAGTTTGGCCTTGCACAGATAGGTTACTACCTAAACGAAGAGAACAAATGGGCACTAGATATTTCAGAGTTAAATAGAGCTTTAAATGAAGCAAGCAGAACATCCAACCCACGGGTGTTAGTAGTGATTAATCCTGGTAACCCAACTGGCCAGGTTCTCACACGTAATAACATTGAAGACATCATTCGTTTTGCATACAAGAACCGTTTGTTTTTGTTGGCCGATGAGGTTTATCAGGACAACGTATATGATAAGGACAGTGCCTTCCACTCTTTCAAGAAAGTTATGGCTGAGATGGGAGAACCGTACAGTAAAATGGAATTAGCATCTTTTATGTCTGTGTCTAAGG GCTATATGGGTGAATGTGGAATTCGCGGCGGGTACGGTGAACTAATTAACATGGATCCAAAAGTAATGGCGATTCTATTGAAATCGATCTCAGCAATGCTCTGTCCCACTGTTTTGGGCCAGGTAGTAATGGATGTTGTGGTAAATCCCCCAAAACCAAACGAGCCATCCTACAAGTTATtcgtaaaagaaaaagaagagactTTACGGTCTCTGGCAGAGAGATCGAAACTGGTAGTCGATACATTAAACAGCATTCCAGGATTCAAG GTGAATCCAGCCATGGGTGCTATGTACGTATTCCCAAGATTCGACTTACCAAAAAAGGCCATAAAGGCAGCTGAAGCAGAGGGTCAACAACCCGATGTTTTCTATGCGTTCAAGCTGTTAGAATCTACTGGCATATGCGTGATACCTGGGTCAGGTTTTGGACAACGGCCTGGAACCTATCATTTTAGAACAACAATTTTGCCACAAAAGGAGAAGATGAAACAAATGCTTGAGagtttaaaacaatttcatatTAAGTTCCTGGAAGAGTACAAATAA
- the LOC116425870 gene encoding alanine aminotransferase 2 isoform X3 encodes MLWSILGAKKPFKEVIKANVGDAHAMGQQPITFLRQVLTLTVSPNLLDDPSYPEDAKERARNILCGCKGGSVGSYSESAGIEIIRKHIAQYIEDRDGFPCDYHNIILSNGASDGIKSVLKLFNEQLDGKPSGVMIPIPQYPLYSATIAEFGLAQIGYYLNEENKWALDISELNRALNEASRTSNPRVLVVINPGNPTGQVLTRNNIEDIIRFAYKNRLFLLADEVYQDNVYDKDSAFHSFKKVMAEMGEPYSKMELASFMSVSKGYMGECGIRGGYGELINMDPKVMAILLKSISAMLCPTVLGQVVMDVVVNPPKPNEPSYKLFVKEKEETLRSLAERSKLVVDTLNSIPGFKVNPAMGAMYVFPRFDLPKKAIKAAEAEGQQPDVFYAFKLLESTGICVIPGSGFGQRPGTYHFRTTILPQKEKMKQMLESLKQFHIKFLEEYK; translated from the exons ATGCTCTGGTCTATACTG GGAGCTAAGAAGCCATTTAAAGAGGTGATAAAAGCTAATGTTGGAGATGCACATGCCATGGGACAACAACCAATCACCTTCCTGAGACAAGTACTGACTTTGACAGTGTCACCAAATCTTCTTGACGATCCAAGTTACCCTGAGGATGCAAAGGAACGAGCCAGAAACATTTTATGTGGATGTAAAGGAGGCAGTGTTGGATCGTATTCAGAATCAGCTGGAATTGAAATCATCCGCAAACATATTGCCCAGTATATAGAAGATCGTGACGGATTTCCCTGTGACTATCACAACATCATCCTTTCAAATGGTGCTTCAGATGGAATCAAA TCAGTCCTGAAATTGTTCAACGAACAACTAGATGGGAAGCCATCTGGTGTGATGATCCCCATACCACAGTATCCCCTTTATTCTGCTACGATAGCAGAGTTTGGCCTTGCACAGATAGGTTACTACCTAAACGAAGAGAACAAATGGGCACTAGATATTTCAGAGTTAAATAGAGCTTTAAATGAAGCAAGCAGAACATCCAACCCACGGGTGTTAGTAGTGATTAATCCTGGTAACCCAACTGGCCAGGTTCTCACACGTAATAACATTGAAGACATCATTCGTTTTGCATACAAGAACCGTTTGTTTTTGTTGGCCGATGAGGTTTATCAGGACAACGTATATGATAAGGACAGTGCCTTCCACTCTTTCAAGAAAGTTATGGCTGAGATGGGAGAACCGTACAGTAAAATGGAATTAGCATCTTTTATGTCTGTGTCTAAGG GCTATATGGGTGAATGTGGAATTCGCGGCGGGTACGGTGAACTAATTAACATGGATCCAAAAGTAATGGCGATTCTATTGAAATCGATCTCAGCAATGCTCTGTCCCACTGTTTTGGGCCAGGTAGTAATGGATGTTGTGGTAAATCCCCCAAAACCAAACGAGCCATCCTACAAGTTATtcgtaaaagaaaaagaagagactTTACGGTCTCTGGCAGAGAGATCGAAACTGGTAGTCGATACATTAAACAGCATTCCAGGATTCAAG GTGAATCCAGCCATGGGTGCTATGTACGTATTCCCAAGATTCGACTTACCAAAAAAGGCCATAAAGGCAGCTGAAGCAGAGGGTCAACAACCCGATGTTTTCTATGCGTTCAAGCTGTTAGAATCTACTGGCATATGCGTGATACCTGGGTCAGGTTTTGGACAACGGCCTGGAACCTATCATTTTAGAACAACAATTTTGCCACAAAAGGAGAAGATGAAACAAATGCTTGAGagtttaaaacaatttcatatTAAGTTCCTGGAAGAGTACAAATAA
- the black gene encoding glutamate decarboxylase-like protein black isoform X1, whose product MPTNEEISIVSPDQSRTLDNAPSKLASNMSSITTNGLKNDSVRSSFDNQDNAEDSYLDSNEEEDLEDHCYKSLPVRQLHEKFMRSFVDLLLEEAVFEGTSRKSRVVEWMEPAALHSAVDLTLSDQGCSHERLASLARNVIKYSVKTGHPRFVNQLYSSVDPYGLLGQWLTDALNPSVYTYEVSPVFSLMEEELLREMRKIVGWTDGRGDGIFCPGGSIANGYAINLARHYRFPQLKDLGLSSAGRLIVFTSQDAHYSVKKLSAFLGIGNNNVYEVQTDARGKMCVTDLEARIKQAISEGATPLMVSATAGTTVLGAYDPLKDIAAICKKYSLWFHVDAAWGGGALMSRSHRHLLDGIKLADSVTWNPHKLLAAPQQCSTLLLRHEGLLQAAHGSKASYLFQPDKFYDTSYDSGDKHVQCGRRADVLKFWFMWKAKGTRGLEKHVNRVFELAHYFKDYIKQKQGFKLLLEPECTNVCFWYVPPSKRHLKGEELSTALKTIGPVVKERMVKKGSMLITYQPLRELPNFFRLVLQNSGLTKADMRFFAEEIERLASDL is encoded by the exons ATGCCCACGAACGAGGAAATTTCGATTGTATCTCCGGATCAGTCTCGAACGCTGGACAACGCTCCGAGCAAACTGGCTTCAAATATGTCTTCGATCACCACGAATGGGCTGAAGAACGATTCCGTTCGTTCATCCTTTGACAACCAGGACAACGCCGAGGATAGTTATCTGGACTCCAACGAAGAGGAGGACCTGGAGGATCATTGCTACAAGAGTCTACCTGTCCGACAGCTTCACGAGAAGTTCATGAGGAGCTTCGTCGACCTGCTCCTGGAGGAAGCGGTGTTTGAG GGAACCTCGAGGAAGAGCCGTGTGGTGGAGTGGATGGAGCCGGCCGCTCTCCATTCAGCCGTTGATCTGACGCTCTCCGATCAAGGATGCTCCCACGAGAGACTCGCCTCGCTGGCTCGCAACGTGATCAAGTACAGCGTTAAAACGGGTCACCCGCGGTTCGTGAACCAACTCTACTCGAGCGTGGATCCGTACGGTCTCCTGGGACAATGGCTGACAGACGCTTTGAATCCTTCGGTGTACACTTACGAGGTCTCGCCGGTGTTCTCGTTGATGGAGGAGGAATTGTTGAGAGAGATGAGGAAGATAGTCGGTTGGACGGATGGCAGAGGCGACGGGATATTCTGTCCAGGTGGATCCATTGCCAACGGCTATGCCATCAATCTTGCTCGCCACTACAG GTTTCCTCAGTTGAAGGATTTGGGACTGTCCAGTGCTGGCAGGCTGATAGTCTTTACGTCACAGGATGCTCATTATTCAGTTAAGAAACTCAGCGCATTCCTAGGAATAGGAAACAACAATGTATATGAGGTGCAAACCGATGCTAGGGGCAAGATGTGTGTCACAGATTTAGAGGCAAGGATCAAACAAGCTATTAGTGAAGGTGCCACTCCATTGATGGTATCTGCAACAGCAGGGACAACTGTACTGGGTGCTTACGATCCTTTGAAGGACATAGCAGCCATCTGCAAGAAGTATAGCCTGTGGTTTCATGTTGACGCAGCCTGGGGAGGTGGAGCACTGATGTCTAGAAGCCACAGACACCTTCTGGATGGCATCAAGCTGGCTGATTCTGTTACCTGGAATCCCCACAAACTGCTAGCTGCACCCCAACAGTGTTCAACCTTGCTACTGCGTCATGAAGGTCTTCTGCAGGCTGCACACGGTTCCAAAGCTAGTTACCTTTTTCAGCCAGACAAGTTTTATGACACCTCCTACGATAGTGGAGACAAACATGTGCAGTGCGGTCGACGGGCGGATGTACTGAAATTTTGGTTCATGTGGAAGGCGAAGGGTACAAGGGGTCTTGAAAAGCACGTGAACCGTGTCTTCGAGTTGGCGCACTATTTCAAGGATTATATAAAGCAGAAGCAGGGCTTCAAGCTACTGCTCGAACCGGAGTGCACTAACGTGTGCTTCTGGTACGTTCCGCCTTCAAAACGCCACTTGAAGGGTGAAGAGCTGTCGACAGCGCTTAAAACAATTGGGCCAGTGGTGAAGGAACGCATGGTTAAAAAGGGATCAATGCTGATCACTTATCAACCGCTGAGGGAGCTGCCGAACTTCTTCAGGCTTGTCCTGCAAAATTCTGGGCTGACGAAAGCTGACATGAGGTTCTTTGCGGAGGAGATCGAGAGACTCGCCAGTGATTTATAG
- the black gene encoding glutamate decarboxylase-like protein black isoform X2, producing MEPAALHSAVDLTLSDQGCSHERLASLARNVIKYSVKTGHPRFVNQLYSSVDPYGLLGQWLTDALNPSVYTYEVSPVFSLMEEELLREMRKIVGWTDGRGDGIFCPGGSIANGYAINLARHYRFPQLKDLGLSSAGRLIVFTSQDAHYSVKKLSAFLGIGNNNVYEVQTDARGKMCVTDLEARIKQAISEGATPLMVSATAGTTVLGAYDPLKDIAAICKKYSLWFHVDAAWGGGALMSRSHRHLLDGIKLADSVTWNPHKLLAAPQQCSTLLLRHEGLLQAAHGSKASYLFQPDKFYDTSYDSGDKHVQCGRRADVLKFWFMWKAKGTRGLEKHVNRVFELAHYFKDYIKQKQGFKLLLEPECTNVCFWYVPPSKRHLKGEELSTALKTIGPVVKERMVKKGSMLITYQPLRELPNFFRLVLQNSGLTKADMRFFAEEIERLASDL from the exons ATGGAGCCGGCCGCTCTCCATTCAGCCGTTGATCTGACGCTCTCCGATCAAGGATGCTCCCACGAGAGACTCGCCTCGCTGGCTCGCAACGTGATCAAGTACAGCGTTAAAACGGGTCACCCGCGGTTCGTGAACCAACTCTACTCGAGCGTGGATCCGTACGGTCTCCTGGGACAATGGCTGACAGACGCTTTGAATCCTTCGGTGTACACTTACGAGGTCTCGCCGGTGTTCTCGTTGATGGAGGAGGAATTGTTGAGAGAGATGAGGAAGATAGTCGGTTGGACGGATGGCAGAGGCGACGGGATATTCTGTCCAGGTGGATCCATTGCCAACGGCTATGCCATCAATCTTGCTCGCCACTACAG GTTTCCTCAGTTGAAGGATTTGGGACTGTCCAGTGCTGGCAGGCTGATAGTCTTTACGTCACAGGATGCTCATTATTCAGTTAAGAAACTCAGCGCATTCCTAGGAATAGGAAACAACAATGTATATGAGGTGCAAACCGATGCTAGGGGCAAGATGTGTGTCACAGATTTAGAGGCAAGGATCAAACAAGCTATTAGTGAAGGTGCCACTCCATTGATGGTATCTGCAACAGCAGGGACAACTGTACTGGGTGCTTACGATCCTTTGAAGGACATAGCAGCCATCTGCAAGAAGTATAGCCTGTGGTTTCATGTTGACGCAGCCTGGGGAGGTGGAGCACTGATGTCTAGAAGCCACAGACACCTTCTGGATGGCATCAAGCTGGCTGATTCTGTTACCTGGAATCCCCACAAACTGCTAGCTGCACCCCAACAGTGTTCAACCTTGCTACTGCGTCATGAAGGTCTTCTGCAGGCTGCACACGGTTCCAAAGCTAGTTACCTTTTTCAGCCAGACAAGTTTTATGACACCTCCTACGATAGTGGAGACAAACATGTGCAGTGCGGTCGACGGGCGGATGTACTGAAATTTTGGTTCATGTGGAAGGCGAAGGGTACAAGGGGTCTTGAAAAGCACGTGAACCGTGTCTTCGAGTTGGCGCACTATTTCAAGGATTATATAAAGCAGAAGCAGGGCTTCAAGCTACTGCTCGAACCGGAGTGCACTAACGTGTGCTTCTGGTACGTTCCGCCTTCAAAACGCCACTTGAAGGGTGAAGAGCTGTCGACAGCGCTTAAAACAATTGGGCCAGTGGTGAAGGAACGCATGGTTAAAAAGGGATCAATGCTGATCACTTATCAACCGCTGAGGGAGCTGCCGAACTTCTTCAGGCTTGTCCTGCAAAATTCTGGGCTGACGAAAGCTGACATGAGGTTCTTTGCGGAGGAGATCGAGAGACTCGCCAGTGATTTATAG
- the LOC116425878 gene encoding membrane protein BRI3 isoform X2: MRLIFLKVPPMKNAMQYSPTAPPPPPGYYPSKPATNNFVPSYGSTDSTNIAVVGGCPACRVGIMEDDFTCLGLLCAIFCFPIGIICCLLLKTRRCSNCGAYFG, from the exons ATGCGATTAATATTCCTGAAA GTGCCTCCTATGAAGAATGCTATGCAGTATAGCCCAACTGCTCCGCCACCACCCCCAGGATATTATCCGAGTAAACCTGCAACTAATAACTTTGTACCATCTTATGGTTCTACGGATTCCACTAACATTGCAGTAGTCGGTGGATGCCCTGCATGTAGA GTAGGTATAATGGAAGATGATTTTACATGTCTTGGACTGCTATGCGCAATTTTCTGCTTCCCCATTGGAATAATTTGCTGCCTTCTGTTAAAAACACGGCGTTGTTCTAATTGCGGTGCTTATTTCGGTTGA
- the LOC116425878 gene encoding membrane protein BRI3 isoform X1 — MEEQPLNSGADKSPSSYAINIPENQVPPMKNAMQYSPTAPPPPPGYYPSKPATNNFVPSYGSTDSTNIAVVGGCPACRVGIMEDDFTCLGLLCAIFCFPIGIICCLLLKTRRCSNCGAYFG, encoded by the exons ATGGAAGAACAACCGTTGAATTCAGGAGCTGACAAATCTCCATCTTCCTATGCGATTAATATTCCTGAAA aTCAGGTGCCTCCTATGAAGAATGCTATGCAGTATAGCCCAACTGCTCCGCCACCACCCCCAGGATATTATCCGAGTAAACCTGCAACTAATAACTTTGTACCATCTTATGGTTCTACGGATTCCACTAACATTGCAGTAGTCGGTGGATGCCCTGCATGTAGA GTAGGTATAATGGAAGATGATTTTACATGTCTTGGACTGCTATGCGCAATTTTCTGCTTCCCCATTGGAATAATTTGCTGCCTTCTGTTAAAAACACGGCGTTGTTCTAATTGCGGTGCTTATTTCGGTTGA
- the Ing5 gene encoding inhibitor of growth protein 5 isoform X1, giving the protein MTTALYLEHYLDSLEHLPIELQRNFTLMRDLDTRAQGLMKDIDKLADDYLKNLKKESPEKRKEQFTHIQNLFNKAKEYGDDKVQLAIQTYELVDKHIRRLDSDLARFEAEIQDKALISSRAQEENNASKKGRKKLKEKEKRKKGAAGASSEDESKTARKKQKKGGCVASASSAGAVGSGAQVDSGALGHPADVLDMPVDPNEPTYCLCHQVSYGEMIGCDNPDVSLCSNTCSLLIYYFFMGIILLSFSNAVSHRMVPLRLRWINHKT; this is encoded by the exons ATGACGACGGCACTGTATCTGGAACATTATTTAGACA gtTTGGAACATCTACCTATTGAGTTACAAAGGAACTTCACTTTAATGCGAGATCTAGATACTAGGGCCCAAGGGTTAATGAAAGATATCGATAAATTGGCAGATGATTATTTAAAGAACTTAAAAAAGGAATCTCCGGAGAAGAGAAAGGAACAATTTACtcatatacaaaatttatttaataaggcAAAAGAGTATGGAGATGACAAAGTACAGTTAGCAATACAGACATATGAATTAGTAGACAAACACATTAGAAGGCTAGATTCAGACTTGGCAAGGTTTGAAGCTGAAATACAGGACAAGGCATTAATTAGTAGTAGAGCGcaagaagaaaataatgctaGTAAAAAGGGTAGAAAGAagttgaaagagaaagagaaacgcaAGAAGGGTGCTGCTGGTGCCAGTAGCGAAGATGAGTCAAAGACTGCcaggaaaaaacagaaaaaag GTGGATGTGTGGCTTCTGCATCATCTGCCGGTGCTGTAGGAAGTGGAGCACAAGTGGATTCTGGTGCTCTTGGGCATCCAGCAGATGTCTTAGATATGCCAGTTGATCCCAACGAACCAACATATTGTCTGTGTCATCAAGTTTCTTACGGAGAAATGATTGGTTGTGATAATCCTGATGTAAGTCTGTGTTCCAATACCTGTtccttgttaatttattatttttttatgggCATAATATTATTGTCTTTTTCTAATGCAGTGTCCCATAGAATGGTTCCACTTCGCTTGCGTTGGATTAACCACAAAACCTAA
- the Ing5 gene encoding inhibitor of growth protein 5 isoform X2: MTTALYLEHYLDSLEHLPIELQRNFTLMRDLDTRAQGLMKDIDKLADDYLKNLKKESPEKRKEQFTHIQNLFNKAKEYGDDKVQLAIQTYELVDKHIRRLDSDLARFEAEIQDKALISSRAQEENNASKKGRKKLKEKEKRKKGAAGASSEDESKTARKKQKKGGCVASASSAGAVGSGAQVDSGALGHPADVLDMPVDPNEPTYCLCHQVSYGEMIGCDNPDCPIEWFHFACVGLTTKPKGKWYCPKCTQDRKKK, from the exons ATGACGACGGCACTGTATCTGGAACATTATTTAGACA gtTTGGAACATCTACCTATTGAGTTACAAAGGAACTTCACTTTAATGCGAGATCTAGATACTAGGGCCCAAGGGTTAATGAAAGATATCGATAAATTGGCAGATGATTATTTAAAGAACTTAAAAAAGGAATCTCCGGAGAAGAGAAAGGAACAATTTACtcatatacaaaatttatttaataaggcAAAAGAGTATGGAGATGACAAAGTACAGTTAGCAATACAGACATATGAATTAGTAGACAAACACATTAGAAGGCTAGATTCAGACTTGGCAAGGTTTGAAGCTGAAATACAGGACAAGGCATTAATTAGTAGTAGAGCGcaagaagaaaataatgctaGTAAAAAGGGTAGAAAGAagttgaaagagaaagagaaacgcaAGAAGGGTGCTGCTGGTGCCAGTAGCGAAGATGAGTCAAAGACTGCcaggaaaaaacagaaaaaag GTGGATGTGTGGCTTCTGCATCATCTGCCGGTGCTGTAGGAAGTGGAGCACAAGTGGATTCTGGTGCTCTTGGGCATCCAGCAGATGTCTTAGATATGCCAGTTGATCCCAACGAACCAACATATTGTCTGTGTCATCAAGTTTCTTACGGAGAAATGATTGGTTGTGATAATCCTGAT TGTCCCATAGAATGGTTCCACTTCGCTTGCGTTGGATTAACCACAAAACCTAAAGGGAAATGGTACTGTCCTAAATGTACACAAGATAGAAAAAAGAAGTAA
- the beta3GalTII gene encoding beta-1,3-galactosyltransferase 6, whose amino-acid sequence MNSMALLPLKSSSKNFYTMIRKKFYFKVNIPTLLIIFVVILLCVHFLPSTKCSSDKEDMKSKSKYRLVILILSSPDNLEQRATIRKTWLAQKHATVKHLFVIGTLDVLPEQKETLQSEKHKFNDLLLLPRLVDSYGTLTKKVLHSLKEVYERHDFSYLMKCDDDSFVLVHKVLKELDKWDSRGTKRELYWGFFNGKAHVKRSGPWKETDWILCDYYLPYALGGGYVLSFNLVKFIAVNMDILKLHKAEDVSIGLWLAPLANIERKHDVRFDTEYRSRGCSNQYIVTHKQTIANMKNMHEYYQASGVLCAKEIRNRMSYQYNWTVPPSQCCNVQSGIP is encoded by the exons ATGAATTCAATGGCACTTCTACCATTAAAATCATCATCaaaaaatttttatacaatgatCAGGAAAAAGTTTtacttcaaagtaaacattccaacattgttaataatatttgtggTTATTTTGCTGTGTGTACATTTCTTACCCTCTACAAAGTGTTCATCTGATAAGGAGGACATGAAAAGCAAGTCAAAGTATAGGCTTGTAATACTTATACTCTCCAGTCCTGATAATTTGGAACAGAGAGCAACTATTAGAAAAACATGGTTGGCACAAAAACATGCTACTGTCAAACATCTCTTTGTAATAGGAACATTGGACGTATTACCAGAACAGAAAGAAACTTTGCAGTCCGAAAAACATAAGTTTAACGATTTGCTTTTATTGCCAAGATTGGTAGACTCTTATGGAACATTAACAAAAAAGGTTTTACATTCGCTTAAAGAAGTATACGAACGTCATGACTTTAGCTACTTAATGAAATGTGATGACGATTCATTTGTGCTGGTACATAAAGTTTTGAAAGAATTAGATAAATGGGACAGTAGAGGAACCAAGAGGGAATTGTATTGGGGTTTCTTCAATGGCAAAGCACATGTTAAAAGGAGTGGACCTTGGAAAGAAACTGATTGGATATTATGTGATTATTATCTTCCATACGCGCTCGGAGGTGGATACGTTTTATCCTTCAATCTAGTTAAATTTATTGCAGTGAACATGGATATTCTCAA ATTGCATAAAGCGGAAGATGTGTCAATTGGTCTTTGGTTAGCACCTCTGGCAAATATTGAACGAAAGCATGATGTCCGTTTTGATACAGAATACAGATCACGCGGATGCTCCAATCAGTACATAGTTACACACAAACAAACAAttgcaaatatgaaaaatatgcaTGAATATTACCAAGCATCTGGAGTATTATGCGccaaagaaataagaaatcgaATGAGCTATCAGTATAATTGGACTGTTCCACCTAGTCAGTGTTGCAACGTACAATCAGGCATTCCATAA
- the Trmt6 gene encoding tRNA methyltransferase 6 non-catalytic subunit, producing the protein MCESEDVIAIGKYVIVKKLNFKKIYKVTANGQLMLGRDLVNMGEIIGKRFWTTFEMTPSKNGKRTFSLREGSETESWDDLLDTLPSGNDNRSIIDDGSSQKLSKQEIVQLQESGKSGKEIVGSLIENNKSFSDKTEYSQEKYLKKKEKKYIRYLTICKPSISSLHDVYFKLDHTKIGSLRMDALAQLLSYTDVQSEGLFILYDSGCQGLPAAALLNRIGANTKGHLINLHPGNVPKALLIHAMNFPQEQLDRLISVNIYSFLRLYYQGEQAVLNNILASKKTCSKLVNKSEENEDKGVEKNCTINSGPLENNSNNQDLQDEENSSKECSESINGTNELMETDEVSKEHDTHNYSTGSKRKLDELDKCMFTEVVPLKKPKWLMETQHAVDLVKNSKARGLAVVAKEHPLNIITALLPFLGASRPFVIYHIHREPLQETYMMLKQQQNVINLRLVSNFLRSYQVLPDRTHPDILASDTGGYLLTGYLVE; encoded by the coding sequence ATGTGCGAATCCGAAGATGTAATTGCGATAGGAAAGTATGtaatagtaaaaaaattgaattttaagaaaatttataaagttACTGCCAATGGACAATTAATGCTAGGAAGAGATCTAGTAAATATGGGTGAAATTATTGGGAAAAGATTCTGGACTACTTTCGAGATGACACCAtcaaaaaatggaaaaagaacaTTTTCTTTGAGAGAAGGTTCAGAAACTGAATCTTGGGACGATTTATTAGATACTTTACCTAGTGGCAATGATAATCGTTCTATCATAGATGATGGCAGTTCACAGAAACTGTCAAAACAAGAAATTGTTCAGCTTCAGGAATCTGGTAAAAGTGGCAAAGAGATAGTGGGTAGCTTGATTGAAAACAATAAATCTTTCTCTGATAAAACGGAATATTCTCAagaaaagtatttgaaaaagaaagaaaaaaaatatattcgatatttaacTATATGCAAGCCAAGTATAAGTTCTTTACATGATGTGTATTTCAAATTAGATCATACTAAAATTGGAAGTTTACGGATGGATGCATTGGCACAGTTGTTATCGTATACTGATGTTCAATCTGAAggattattcatattatatgaTAGCGGATGTCAGGGCTTACCAGCAGCTGCATTATTAAATAGGATTGGTGCAAATACAAAAGGCCATTTGATCAATTTGCATCCTGGCAATGTACCAAAAGCTTTGCTCATTCACGCTATGAATTTCCCTCAAGAACAGTTAGATAGATTAATAAGTGTCAATATCTACAGCTTTCTAAGACTATATTATCAAGGCGAACAggctgttttaaataatattttagcgTCAAAGAAGACATGCAGTAAGTTAGTTAATAAATcagaagaaaatgaagataaaggcgttgaaaaaaattgtacaatcaATTCAGGCCCATTAGAGAACAATTCGAACAACCAGGATTTACAAGATGAAGAGAATAGTAGCAAAGAATGTTCAGAAAGCATTAATGGTACAAATGAACTCATGGAAACTGATGAAGTTTCAAAAGAACATGATACGCATAACTATTCAACAGGCTCAAAACGAAAATTAGATGAGCTTGATAAATGTATGTTTACAGAAGTTGTACCTTTAAAGAAACCAAAATGGTTGATGGAAACCCAGCATGCTGTGGATCTTGTGAAGAATTCAAAAGCTAGAGGACTAGCTGTTGTAGCTAAAGAGCAtcctttaaatattataactgctctTTTACCTTTTTTAGGAGCATCCAGACCTTTTGTGATTTATCACATACATCGGGAACCCCTACAAGAAACATACATGATGTTAAAACAACaacaaaatgttattaatttaaggCTGGTCTCAAACTTTTTACGTTCTTATCAAGTGTTACCAGATAGAACACACCCTGATATTTTAGCTAGTGATACAGGAGGTTATTTATTAACTGGATATTTAGTTGAATAG